In the genome of Croceimicrobium hydrocarbonivorans, one region contains:
- a CDS encoding ABC transporter ATP-binding protein, translating into MAEEKKKRKGISKAALKKSFRLYKYVKPYRGEFAIGLIFLVLSSAANLAFPKYLGDLVDATKSEDIFEKINEIILILAIILVAQAVVSFFRVLLFVNVTQKTLANLRQETYQHLIQLPISFFNRKRVGELNSRISSDISLLQETFTTTLAEFIRQIIVIFGGITILLVTSPQLTFFMLMVVPLVIVLAVFFGRFIRSYAKKMQNEVADSNTIVEETLQGIFNVKAYANEFFEIARYRKRTDEVARLGMKGGLYRGAFSSFMVLGMFGAMVAVIWQGVNLMANNELQPGELMSFLFYTAFIGGSIGGLASVYANLQKAIGATEALMDIFDEGKEELQAKEDREPLPNFKGEFELKNLSFSYPNRPDTKVLNNLSFEVKAGEQIAVVGPSGAGKSTLVSMILNFYQPESGELLFDGRPATDYQLSALRDHMAVVPQDVFLFGGSIRENISYGKPGASEEEIIEAAQKANAWSFIQEFPEGLDTLVGERGVQLSGGQRQRVAIARAILKDPRILILDEATSALDSESERLVQDALDHLMKGRTSLVIAHRLATVRAADRILVMDHGELVEMGTHEELIQKEDGIYQNLSQLQFNT; encoded by the coding sequence ATGGCGGAAGAGAAGAAAAAACGAAAGGGCATTAGTAAAGCAGCCCTTAAAAAATCATTTCGACTATATAAATACGTTAAGCCTTATCGTGGTGAGTTTGCGATTGGCTTAATATTCTTAGTGCTGAGTTCTGCTGCGAACCTTGCTTTCCCGAAGTATTTAGGTGATCTAGTAGACGCCACTAAATCCGAGGATATCTTCGAAAAGATTAATGAGATCATCCTCATCTTAGCCATCATTTTAGTGGCTCAAGCGGTGGTCTCCTTCTTTCGGGTATTGCTCTTTGTAAATGTAACCCAGAAGACCCTCGCTAATCTTCGCCAAGAAACATACCAGCATCTAATTCAGTTACCCATCAGCTTCTTTAACCGCAAAAGAGTGGGTGAATTAAATAGTCGTATTTCTTCAGACATCTCTTTACTACAGGAAACCTTTACCACTACCCTAGCCGAATTTATTCGTCAGATCATAGTGATCTTTGGTGGTATCACCATCCTCTTAGTGACTTCTCCGCAATTAACTTTCTTCATGTTAATGGTGGTGCCACTAGTAATTGTATTGGCGGTTTTCTTCGGCCGATTCATTCGCAGCTATGCTAAGAAAATGCAGAATGAAGTAGCAGATTCAAACACTATTGTAGAGGAAACTTTGCAAGGTATTTTTAATGTAAAGGCCTATGCCAATGAGTTCTTCGAAATTGCTCGTTATCGCAAGCGTACTGATGAAGTTGCCCGCCTGGGGATGAAAGGTGGTCTTTATCGCGGAGCCTTCAGTTCATTTATGGTACTAGGTATGTTTGGCGCCATGGTGGCAGTGATTTGGCAAGGGGTAAACCTGATGGCCAATAATGAACTGCAACCGGGCGAATTAATGAGCTTCCTCTTTTACACGGCCTTTATTGGTGGCTCAATCGGTGGTTTAGCCAGCGTTTATGCAAACCTGCAAAAGGCTATTGGAGCCACAGAGGCTCTTATGGATATTTTTGATGAGGGTAAAGAAGAATTACAAGCTAAAGAAGATCGTGAGCCTCTTCCGAATTTCAAAGGCGAATTTGAACTCAAAAACCTTAGCTTCAGCTATCCCAATCGTCCTGATACCAAGGTGCTGAATAATCTAAGCTTCGAGGTTAAAGCCGGTGAGCAAATTGCAGTGGTTGGTCCCAGTGGAGCAGGTAAATCTACTCTAGTTTCGATGATCCTCAATTTCTACCAGCCCGAAAGTGGTGAACTGCTTTTTGACGGACGTCCAGCTACCGACTACCAGCTTTCTGCCCTTCGCGATCATATGGCCGTTGTACCTCAAGATGTATTCCTCTTTGGAGGTAGTATTCGCGAGAACATTAGTTATGGCAAGCCAGGAGCCAGTGAGGAAGAAATTATTGAAGCCGCCCAAAAAGCCAATGCCTGGAGCTTTATTCAAGAATTTCCTGAAGGCCTCGATACTTTGGTAGGTGAACGTGGGGTGCAATTATCCGGCGGCCAACGCCAGAGAGTGGCCATTGCGCGTGCTATTTTAAAAGATCCTCGAATTCTGATTTTAGATGAAGCAACCTCCGCTCTGGATTCGGAAAGTGAACGCTTGGTGCAAGATGCCCTTGATCACCTAATGAAAGGACGTACTTCCTTGGTTATTGCGCATCGTTTAGCAACAGTGCGCGCTGCCGATCGTATTCTGGTTATGGATCATGGCGAATTAGTGGAAATGGGTACTCACGAAGAACTTATCCAAAAAGAGGATGGTATTTATCAAAA